CTTCTCTTTAAATTCAGCATAAAAATCTGAAAGTTTTTCATCTATTGAAGAGATCATTCCTTCTTCCAAAGCTTTTCCTAACAGCATTACCGTTACAGCCTTTGCCATCGAAAATGAATTGGTCTGAGAAAGCTGGTTATAGCCGTCCCAATACTGTTCATGAAGGATTTTCCCGTTTCTGATCACCACCAGAGCTGCTGTACGGGAGTGTTTTATATCATCAACTAAATGTTTCGGTAACTCTTTTTTGTTGTAGTCAGGATCTTCTTCCCACAATCTGGGAGCTTCGGTAGCTATAGGATTACTGGGGAAAAGATATCCGTCATCTATATAAGCGCTCGACTTTCCTTTAAGGTAAGTTTTGGAGATCCCGCTAAATAAGTAATCGTATCCCAGAAAATAAGCCGCTGCCGCACCAGCTACAGCTCCGCCTATCATATACTTTAGTATTCTCATTGTTCATGAATCGGTATCTGACAAATTTAGAATAATTTGATTATAAAAATTAACATAAAGAAGTAAATACACTATTTTTTATTTATTAGTGAAAAATAGATCAGAAAAGCAGTTTCAGCAGAGGTTTTTTACCCATTTTTCAATCAGATCATTAAAATATAAAAAGCCTTGAATCAAAATTCAAGGCTTAATTTATAAAATAGGGTTATGGCTAATAATACTCATAAAGTGCTGTATTGGTACTCGTACCATAAGATGAAATATCATAAGTTTGAACAGTTTTGGTAGGATAGTTATCACTGCCTGTCGTATGAACTGCTGTAAGTTTATTGATTCCATTGGTTGCCCCGGAATATTTTTCTGTCTGGATCAATAAATTATTATAGGAGATCTGACCATCACTTGTATTAAGCATATTGATCTGTACATAACCTTTTGCCCCTTTCATCGGATGGTTGGAATTATCATAAGAATTCGTAATATTATAGGTTGTTCCTGCATACGTATAATTGGCTGAAGCAATATTGCCGGTATTGGTTAGATAAGCATCTACTTGGGCAAATAAAAGATTGGAATAGGTTCCTGTTGCTTGATTATACGTTGCATCTCTATATTCATTAAACTTAATATGAGTATCACTCACGTACTGGTAGTTTTGAGTATAAACAAGGGTTCCTTTCTCTTTATTGGTTACCTTTTCTGCAATAAGTTTTCCATTAGAATAGGAGAACTCTCTTGTAATGATCAGTACACCGCCCAGATATTCTTCCGTTTTAGCAATATAATCTCCATTATAGGTGAAAATGATTTTATTATCATCCATTGCGCTATAAGACTCTGTTATTTTGTCTCCGTTATATTTGAAGTCCACCACATACGGCGGATCGCCTTGTACAATTTGGGTAGCTTTTTTGAGAAGTCGGATAGAACCGTTGTTTTTTTTGGTATTGTCTCTGTGGTCGGCGGGGTTATCATTGGATACACAACTCACGATCGTTGCCATCGCCAGTGAGGCAATAAATATTTTTTTCATGGTTATTATTATTTTAGTTTTTAAATTTTGCTAAAAATAATAATTTCTATACTATATTTATATTATAATCGATAAAAAATAAAAACGCCCTGAAAAAGATCAGGGCGTTTTGTATTATATCTTAGAAAGTAGATTTCTGAAGTTGGTCTTCTCATCAATGATTCTTCTCAGTTCTGAAACAGGAACTCTTTCCTGCTGCATTGTGTCTCTGTCTCTGATGGTTACCGTGTGATCCGTCAATGAATCGTGGTCTACTGTAATACAATATGGAGTACCAATGGCATCCTGTCTTCTGTAACGTTTTCCGATGGCATCTTTTTCTTCGTAGAATAAGTTGAAATCATATTTCAGATCGTTGAAGATTGTTTCTGCATATTCTGCCAGACCATCTTTCTTCATCAGTGGAAGGATAGCTGCTTTAATCGGTGCCAGTGCCGGAGGTAAAGATAAAACTGTTCTTTCGGAACCGTCTTCCAATACTTCATCTCTCAGGCAGTGTGAGAAAATAGAAAGGAATAACCTGTCAAGACCTACAGAAGTTTCCACTACATAAGGAACGTAGTTTTCATTTCTTTCAGGATCGAAGAACTGTAGTTTTCTTCCGGAGAACTTTTCATGAGCTTTCAGGTCGAAGTCTGTTCTTGAGTGGATCCCTTCCAGTTCTTTAAACCCGAATGGGAAATTAAACTCGATATCAGCCGCAGCATTGGCATAATGGGCCAGTTTTTCGTGATCATGGAATCTGTAATTTTCATCACCTAATCCAAGGGCCAGGTGCCAGTTCAGACGCTTTTGTTTCCATTGTTCGTAGAATTCAAGTTCTGTTCCCGGGGCCACAAAGAATTGCATTTCCATCTGTTCGAATTCACGCATTCTGAAGATAAACTGTCTTGCAACAATTTCATTTCTGAAGGCCTTTCCGATCTGTGCGATCCCGAAAGGAAGCTTATGACGTGAAGTTTTCTGTACGTTCAGGTAGTTGACAAAGATCCCCTGAGCTGTTTCCGGTCTGAGGTAAAGGTCCATGGCGCTGTCAGCAGAAGCTCCCAGTTTGGTTCCGAACATCAGGTTGAACTGTCTTACTTCCGTCCAGTTTTTAGAACCGGTATCAGGATCTGCAATTTCAAGCTCCTCGATCAAAGCCTTTACATCAGCAAGATCTTCATTTTCTAATGATTTTGCCAGCCTTGAAAGAATAGCTTCTCTTTTTGCCTTGTATTCCAGAACTTTTGGGTTCGTTGCCACAAACTGGTCTTTATCGAAAGCATCTCCGAATCTCTTCGCAGCCTTTTCTATTTCTTTCTTCTCTTTATCTTCAATTTTAGCGCAGTAATCTTCCACCAAAACATCTGCTCTGAAACGTTTTTTGGAATCTTTATTGTCAATCAGCGGATCGTTGAAAGCGTCTACGTGGCCTGATGCCTTCCATGTGGTAGGGTGCATCAGAATTGCCGAATCAATACCCACAATATTTTCGTTAAGCTGTACCATCGCTTTCCACCAGTATTGTTTGATATTATTTTTGAGTTCGGCCCCGTTCTGTCCATAATCATAAACAGCGGATAAACCATCATAGATCTCACTGGAAGGGAAAATAAACCCGTATTCTTTAGCGTGAGAAATTACTTTCTTGAAAACATCTTCTTGCTTTGCCATAATTTTTTTACGTCTGAAGTGCAAAAATAGCAATTTGGATCCAAAATCATGAAATTCAACCGAAAAAGCAGTAAATAAAAGTACAAATATTTACTTTTTGAATATTGGGAGCCGGGAACCTGATTGCAACGGCATCCTTTTTTGTTACGGCTTCCGCTTCGCTCCAGCCGCAACAAAAAAGGATGCCGTTGCAATCAGGGCTGGATAGAAACAGGAATAAAAATTCCTTCAATAGTATTTATTGTAAGGCAATTTGCCGACATTTGACTGACTTAAAACTCTGCAATGAAAAAATCAGGCTTTCTTATTTTAATTTTTGTTGTGCTGGCTCCGATTGTATGGGGGCAAAAGATTCCTGAAGGGAAAGTGGTTACCACCTACATTACAGCTAAAATGTTACATAATAAAATTGGTGAAAATCCTAAGCGGAGAGTTACCGTATATCTTCCGCCCGGTTATGAAAAATCTTCAAAAAGATATCCGGTTATTTATTTTTTACATGGTTTTTTCTGGAGTGACAGTTTATTGATCAGCAGGGATAAAATGAACCATATTATTGACCGCGCTATCAGTTCCGGGAAAATAAAACCTGTGATGATGGTGATGCCGGATGAAAGTACCGTTTTTAAAGGAAGCTTTTATGCCAATTCAAAATCTTCGGGAAACTGGTCGGATTTTACTTCAACAGAGCTGGTGAATTTTATTGATAAAAATTTCAGAACCATTGCGGATAAAGACAGTCGTGGAATTACGGGACATTCCATGGGAGGGAACGGAGCGCTGCGGAATGCCTTTCTGCATCCTGAAATATTCTCTTCCGTTTATGCACTTTCGCCGGCAGTTACTGATGCCCGGTTTTTTGCTCTCAATGAAATTGATCTGTATAAAAACAGCAGGAATATTAAAGATATTGCAGACCTTTCAAAAAAAGAGAATGCAAGAGTCAGTATTATTTTTGCTATTGCAAGAGCTTATAACGGAAATGAAAATAAGCCGCCTTTTTATGCCGATTTCCCATATTCCTTTGATGGCGATGAATTGAAAGTTGATGCTTCTGTTCTTCAGGAATTAAAGAAAAACTCTACATCTGAATTGATCTTTTCTCATTATGAAAATATCAAAAAACTGAAGGCCATAAAATTTGACTGGGGAAGAAACGATGAACTGAAACATCTTCCCATAAGTTGTATGAGCCTAAGTAAAAATCTTGAAATGCTGAAAATAAAACATGAAGCAGAAGAATATATCGGCACACACGGCAGTGAAGTCAGCAGGGAAAACGGAAGAATTGAAAATCAGGTGCTGCCGTTTTTTAATGAACATCTGAAGTTTGAAGAATAATCAAAAAACCTCTACTTTTGTCCCATGTTAGAAATTCTTTATCGTGACGAGCATATTATTGCCATCAACAAGCCCAGCGGGCTACTGGTTCATAAATCTTTTTATGCCGGAGAAGCCGATACTTATGCTATTCAGGAGCTGAAGAAACAGATTGGACAGAAAGTGTTTCCTGTACACCGGTTAGACAGGAAAACTTCGGGAGTCCTGCTGTTTACTTTAGATAAAGATACTCTTAGAGTCATGAGCGAGCAGTTTGCATCACGTGAAGTGGAGAAGAAATATCTGGCAATTCTTCGTGGTTGGGCTAAAGAAGAAGAAACCATCGATTACGACCTGGTTAATGAAAATGAAGTCAAGCAAAATGCTGTTACGTATTATCGTCGTTTGCAGACTTCGGAAATAGATTTACCCTTTTTAAAACATCAGACTTCGAGATATTCTTTGGTGGAAGCCATTCCTGAAACGGGAAGATTTCATCAGTTGAGAAAACATTTTAAACATATTCTGCATCCTATTTTAGGCTGCAGGAAGCACGGTTGCAATAAACAGAATAAGTTGTGGCTTCAGACATTTGACATCAACAAAATGACGCTCCATGCCCATCAATTGATTTTTAATCATCCTGTTTCTAATGAAAGGATTACGGTAAATGCCACTATAGATGAAGAGTTCAAAAGAGTAGGGGATATTCTGAAATTCGATCTGAGTGCATACTCTTAATTAGAACCTTAAGGATGGGATTTCTAAGAATCTCATTCCATGTAGCGGATAATGGAGATATTTCTCTATTATTTTAACGCAATGCTCGCAAAGTTTACTGATCAATAACTTTTATTTCCGATCGCAAAGGCACTTCGTTCAGCAAAGGCTGATAGTGTGTACTTCGTTTAGTGAAACGCCCTTGCGAACAAAATTGTTTTTAGGTTGTGTTATATTTCTTTGCGATCGTAGCGTTAAAATATTTTGCTCATCTGCAGCGTACACAGATTTTTTCCGGCTTATAGATCTTATATATCAAACATTTCGATAAAATATCATACATCAATCGAGCATTAATTTTAAAATGAGTAATTTTGTAAAACTTTTTTTCAATGTACAAATCGCTCATTCGTCCGGTTCTTTTTAAATTCGATCCTGAAGAAGTACATCACTTTACTTTTTCAATGCTTAAGAATTTTGGATTTCTCACTAAATTATTTTTCCCGAAACCTGTTGAAGACAAACGTCTGGAAAGAGAAGTTTTCGGATTGAAATTTAAAAATCCTGTGGGACTGGCTGCCGGTTTCGATAAAAATGCCGTATTGTTCAATGAACTGGCAGACTTAGGTTTCGGATTCGTTGAAATTGGAACTGTAACTCCAAGAGCCCAGGCAGGAAATCCTAAGAAAAGGCTGTTCCGTCTTATAGAAGACGGAGGAATCATCAACAGAATGGGATTCAATAATGACGGCCTTGAAGCAGCTATTGAAAAATTAAAATCCAACAAAGGAAAAATTATCATCGGTGGAAACATCGGAAAAAATACAGATACAAAACCTGAAAACTACACCCAGGATTATCTGGACTGTTTTGAAGGGCTTCATCCTCATGTAGACTATTTTGTACTGAATGTAAGCTGCCCGAATGTAGGAAGCCACGCCAAATTGGAAGATGTGGAATATCTGAGAGAGCTGATTACGGAAGTAAAAAAGATAAACCAGTCAAAAGCTGTACGGAAACCGATACTCCTGAAAATCGCACCGGATCTTAATAACAATCAGTTAGACGAAATCATTGAGCTGATCGCAGAAACAAAGATTGATGGTATTGTAGTTTCCAATACATCAGTCAACAGGGAAGGCCTGAAAACATCTCCGGAAGCTTTAGAGCAGATCGGAAATGGTGGATTGAGCGGAAAACCTATCCGTGAGAGAAGTACAAAAATGATCAAATATCTTTCTGATAAAAGTAACAGGGCTTTCCCGATCATCGGGGTAGGAGGAATTCATTCGGCCAAAGATGCCATGGAAAAACTGGATGCCGGAGCAAGCCTGATTCAGCTGTACACAGGGTTTATTTATGAAGGCCCGGAACTCATCAACGATATCAATAAAGAAATTCTGAAAAGAGCAGGCAGATTACCAAGATAAAACAAAAAGAGAGTTCAGTACGGG
This portion of the Chryseobacterium arthrosphaerae genome encodes:
- a CDS encoding alpha/beta hydrolase — encoded protein: MKKSGFLILIFVVLAPIVWGQKIPEGKVVTTYITAKMLHNKIGENPKRRVTVYLPPGYEKSSKRYPVIYFLHGFFWSDSLLISRDKMNHIIDRAISSGKIKPVMMVMPDESTVFKGSFYANSKSSGNWSDFTSTELVNFIDKNFRTIADKDSRGITGHSMGGNGALRNAFLHPEIFSSVYALSPAVTDARFFALNEIDLYKNSRNIKDIADLSKKENARVSIIFAIARAYNGNENKPPFYADFPYSFDGDELKVDASVLQELKKNSTSELIFSHYENIKKLKAIKFDWGRNDELKHLPISCMSLSKNLEMLKIKHEAEEYIGTHGSEVSRENGRIENQVLPFFNEHLKFEE
- a CDS encoding glycine--tRNA ligase, translating into MAKQEDVFKKVISHAKEYGFIFPSSEIYDGLSAVYDYGQNGAELKNNIKQYWWKAMVQLNENIVGIDSAILMHPTTWKASGHVDAFNDPLIDNKDSKKRFRADVLVEDYCAKIEDKEKKEIEKAAKRFGDAFDKDQFVATNPKVLEYKAKREAILSRLAKSLENEDLADVKALIEELEIADPDTGSKNWTEVRQFNLMFGTKLGASADSAMDLYLRPETAQGIFVNYLNVQKTSRHKLPFGIAQIGKAFRNEIVARQFIFRMREFEQMEMQFFVAPGTELEFYEQWKQKRLNWHLALGLGDENYRFHDHEKLAHYANAAADIEFNFPFGFKELEGIHSRTDFDLKAHEKFSGRKLQFFDPERNENYVPYVVETSVGLDRLFLSIFSHCLRDEVLEDGSERTVLSLPPALAPIKAAILPLMKKDGLAEYAETIFNDLKYDFNLFYEEKDAIGKRYRRQDAIGTPYCITVDHDSLTDHTVTIRDRDTMQQERVPVSELRRIIDEKTNFRNLLSKI
- a CDS encoding pseudouridine synthase; translated protein: MLEILYRDEHIIAINKPSGLLVHKSFYAGEADTYAIQELKKQIGQKVFPVHRLDRKTSGVLLFTLDKDTLRVMSEQFASREVEKKYLAILRGWAKEEETIDYDLVNENEVKQNAVTYYRRLQTSEIDLPFLKHQTSRYSLVEAIPETGRFHQLRKHFKHILHPILGCRKHGCNKQNKLWLQTFDINKMTLHAHQLIFNHPVSNERITVNATIDEEFKRVGDILKFDLSAYS
- a CDS encoding quinone-dependent dihydroorotate dehydrogenase; amino-acid sequence: MYKSLIRPVLFKFDPEEVHHFTFSMLKNFGFLTKLFFPKPVEDKRLEREVFGLKFKNPVGLAAGFDKNAVLFNELADLGFGFVEIGTVTPRAQAGNPKKRLFRLIEDGGIINRMGFNNDGLEAAIEKLKSNKGKIIIGGNIGKNTDTKPENYTQDYLDCFEGLHPHVDYFVLNVSCPNVGSHAKLEDVEYLRELITEVKKINQSKAVRKPILLKIAPDLNNNQLDEIIELIAETKIDGIVVSNTSVNREGLKTSPEALEQIGNGGLSGKPIRERSTKMIKYLSDKSNRAFPIIGVGGIHSAKDAMEKLDAGASLIQLYTGFIYEGPELINDINKEILKRAGRLPR